The Gossypium hirsutum isolate 1008001.06 chromosome D03, Gossypium_hirsutum_v2.1, whole genome shotgun sequence genomic interval gaaaatttaatcctcttatttttatttttagaaatttaaagtttttattttttaaatgtcaaAATTCAAGTCCAGTTATTAATACAgttatttttcttgttaaatttatttagtattttgaaataaaaagacACTTATTAACCATGTAATTAGAAAAATGATCTTGTAATaaatctgaatttaacaaaaaaattagcaATGTCTACAGTTAcaccttaattttaaaattaaaaaaatttaaattcttaaaaataaaaataagaaatcaaatttcagatttttgAAGAGTAcactatattttaatatttataatttataccaAACGAAAATAAAAAAGCACAATGGtaattaattttcattatttacaattttaattattttatttttattgagctaaattttagcattaatttttcaaattattgtactaacttccGACATTAATTTTTCAAGTTGGGAACATTGACCTGTCATCAACTGTGGGCAATTATAGGACTTAATGGAcctaaaaaaacaaaatgaaacctGAAACCACCTAGCACAAAAGCACTTGACACCACGCCGAGAGCAGGAGATCAAAATTATTGAGATGACGAAGGAggaaactattaaaaattagtcaCTTTAATTTATCTtaagatatattttttatatttaaaatattatattttagtcacttatactattatgttataatattttagtcattgagccgttaattgttttaacggtgtaacggtaaacTAACGTAacaagttaaattattatttcaaataaaaattttaggttaaattctacaattaatccttttttttttgttttaagcaatttttttcttttatgttcttttaattttttttttcattttcttattcttctccctctgttttcctcccttcttaacttcttttaatatattatatttttcatttgttaaaattaatccttatactttttttaaacaatttaaatttttttctttttaacgtattatattttccatttgttaaaactaatccttatacttttttttgaacaatttaaatttttttccttatactttttacttatttattttccttttcttcttcccatttatttttctctcttctcatatTCTTTATtgcaaaaatataatattttcccaCCAAATCAACCAAGTTCTTTCTTTCACATGATTCCTAGATTAaatttcacttaaaaccaaataCCTTTAATTCTTAACCAAATCTCGATTTGACTATAAcctaaattttaaactaaaattggatctaactaatcaatataaaaaaccatacctttaattaaatctaaacataaattgaattatttatattcaaaacaatttttttccaattctagatttttacaaaattgtgTAGATTAttccttttttgttcttttttctttttttctgtcgaataaaattaaacaaatgataaaattgatctaaacctTCTTAGATATTCTTAGGCAAGCTTGATTGAAAGTCGAACATGGATGAATCAAAAAAAGGGAGCATGGAACCAATCCGATTTAGGTAAAGTTAAGGATAAGTTTCATATGATGGTCATTTTACTCATTGAGAATGTAAAGCTCATCTGAAGAATCCGTGAAATAatgtaatttcaaaaaaaataaaaatattataaggtAAATAAGGTAATCATGAGGGTTGAGGGAACGAGCTTAGAAAACTTTGTTAAGAGTAGACTACCATAAATCACGACTAGCAAAATCTTCAAGTAAGACAAATTTGTAGACAAAATTATTGAAAGATccaaattaatttgttaaaacgATAATAGATGATGAGAGTTTGTTATTGTGGTGGTGAAAATATACAAcgcaaattttattttaatttcaacttgtttttttttttcataaacataaaaaattttaaaaaatgaaaaacgtaaaaaaaacaacattaaaagaaacaaaaaaaggaGGAGATCAAAAAGGAGAAGCAAATGAGaggaatataaagaaaaaaagtttAAAGAGCATAAAAAAACTtgctcaaaaaaaataaaaataccaattATATAATTAACTTAAAAGTTTGTTTAAAATAATGATTCAGTGTGTTACGTCAACTTACCGTTACACTATTAACGACAAATAACAcaagtaattaaaacataaatgattaaaatgtaacttaaaataaacaaaaactattttaataatttacccaTAAGAGAATCCTTTTTAGTGCAGGAAATCACCTACAAcgttaaatttcttttttaagaagaaaaaccataaaattttaaataggttTCGTCACCGACAAATGATCACATATTCCAGTGTAGTAAAGGTTATTGTAAAGTGCTGGCTGCTAATACCATTCCATCAAAGAAAGAAAAACGATCCTTTAAAATCCAGTCCTAGAGAAGTGTTTTTAGGGATTAGGGCTGGCAgctaatttccaaaaatatcatttaatatcGTGGGAGAAAAGGAGGGTGTTGTTAATAGCATTGCTCAGTAATTGATCACTTGGAGATGTCACTGCAGCGGATGATTAGTGagaaataaatgttgttaaaacACTAAAACGTACCTCTCCCAGATATTTAAGCAACAGAGAAATCTTTGAAGCAGTCAAGTCAAAGTCAATACATCCAGCAAAAAACACCAGAAAACTGCCAAACTCCACCCCCAAATGAATCCTACTTTGCATAAAACCAACACAACAATCCTACATGATTTCATCACCGACctaaacaagaacatcatttcaTTATCCATCCACTTTGATTGCAACCATCATCCATCCTAGTAGCGATCACGCCTGAAAAATTCAAACATTGTTTTTAAAGAAATATACTAATATATTATTTCGGATCTCTCAAAAAAAAAGAACTTCAGCCATGCCTAAAAGAGATGAGTAGGGTAATTATCAAAACGCTAAGCTATATCATAATCTGAAGTTCTAGAACCACAAAGCCAACCCCCTTGTGGCTATGCATTCTATATTAACTTCATGAACCGGTTAATTGTTTTAAAATCCTTCAAGTCCCATCATGcctgaaaataaaaggaaatcaaGACCCATGCAGAAGCAGGTACCTGTGCCGATCATAATCCCTAGAATGTTCCCTAGACCGAGAACGTGACCTACGACGACTTCTTGAATCATAACTGCGTGAGCGCTCATAATCTCTCTCCCGGTCCCGATCATATCCACGATCTCGTTCATGATACCTGTCCTGATCCCTGCTCCTACGATCATGATCCCTCCCTCGATCACAGCTCTCTCCTCGATCACGATCCCGACTGGGCTCTCTTTCACGATCCCTACTCCGTTCCTTTGATCTTCCCTCAGTAATTAGAAATATTAGAGAATTATGGAAGAAACTGAACCATCTCGCAGTCCCCTTTCCCAAATAAGAGAcaaaacaagcaaaaaaaaaaaaaacgggtACAGCTTACCTTCTGTCATCATATCGATCAAGTTTGCGGCTCTTGTTTCTCTCTTCCTGACAAAAATAGTTACCAACAAAGTGCTACTGAAACCATTTTTCGAATAACATAAAATGCCACTCAATATTTTATGCACTTGCCACAAGGACTATTAAGGTAAAACTTCTAAGGCTAGGCATAAGAAAGTAAGCCTTAAAGTCTTAAAACCATTAAACAAGAGATAGCAAAGCAGAACAGAAAAGCCCTGCTCAAATACCTCATATAATCAGTGCCCATGCACACACCATCTGTTTTCTTAGTAGTAAAAAGGAACAGAACTAAACCAGCATTAACTTGATCATATGATgacaaagtgcaaatatgtggcACATGCAATTCTAGATTATTTTTGCAGCTCATGTTTCATTTTCGGTAGTCCAAGACAGTGAGATAAGCAAAGAGTTGTGCTTTGATTTGTAGAAGACAGGTTTCTTCTCCATCTACTTCTCCACTCTTTTTCTTTAGTATATTAATTGTTCCCTTAGACCAGGAGCATTGTGTGCTCAAATCTAATGCATGTCAAAGCCCAATATGCACAGGTGAATCCATGAAAAAAATACTGTTTTACAGAGTTCAGCATCTAGCTTATAACCACAAAGATTAGAAAATGGAAGGGTATTATTCACTCCGAGATAAGAAAAACTCACAGATGGCTCACTAACTGAGAATCGGTATAGAAGAATGTGTAACATTATACCAGCACCTGAACCAACATATTCACATACCAACTTAAGGATGTCTCAACACAAGATGCATAAAAGAATAGATCTATCCTACTAAGCACAACTGCATCTATTTGATTTATTCCTTCAAATCAGTAGGCAAAAGCATTAACTTCCATCTGAGGAAGTCAAATACAACAGTTCCTCAGATCAGAAGTTGCAAGTGAACTAGCAAATCAGACATCTTGGCAATCCCTTACTCagtatttattgaaaaaaaacacacacacacacagagcTAAGACACTAGAGAGAAAATAAATTGTCTTACCTGAAGCTCTGCTAGTTTATCACGGATTTGCATGTAACCTAAATGAAGCTTGCCTCCAAAATGATCAGCTAAACGCCGGTCACTGAAAGGATAAAGGAAAAGTAAAATACTTCACCAAGAAGATTGAAATATACAACAGACAAGTTATTatagcttccgcataatttattATCTAGCAATAGCATGATCTACAAGCAtgtaaaacagaaaaaaaaaagacgcACATTATGTAGCTGCAAAAGTAATCCTCGTAAAACTGGGCCCAAAAGCCTGCTGGTATCGAGGTATAATAGTCGGGTCAAAAGCTGAAACACTTGAAACCCCACATGCTGATTTTTTTAAGCCCacaaaacaagccaaaacaacAGGAATTAACATTCAAGATTTACCTATCATAAACACTTAAAAATGCTCCACAAATGTCACAAACACGAAGCTTTTGATCAGTCTGAAAAAATTGCAATTCAAAGGATTAATTAGTAAAGGTCAGATCAGATCAGCAAATGAAAAAAACCAACAATGAACTTTAAAAATTGAACCATAAACTGAAAAGAATTGTGTAAAGCAACTTTCCATGAACTTATAATATCCTAAATTCCTAGGGCCCAAAAGCACGTTACGGCTTCATATAATTTATCTAAGTAGCTCATAAATCAAATTAGCCAATGAACGAAACAATAACACTGAATAATGGTAACAGGAAACCTGTAATTTGTCCACAAACGCACACAGCGCCAAGCTCAAAAATCATTCCAACATGCATAGATCTACCTTTAAAATGTTAAGCTCATGAAAACAAGCAGCAGCAGAAAGCTCTCATAATTCATGCCAAActctaaattttataactttatcTGTATGGATTATAAGCTGCTTATAGCAAAAGCATTAAACTAATTTCAGGAAGTCTGAGCTTGCATGTGCATTGTTGATTTACAAACATAGGCAAGATGCACAAGACTAAGTCTCTCATACTAAACTTCACCTTAAGTTGTGTGCTGTTTCAAACAGCACAACCCTTCCAATTCTCATTTTCAGTGCTTTAGTTTTTCATTTTCAGTCTAAACTTGTAGCCTTGGTTTACTTTAGGCACTTTAATTGTTTGGTTAAGAAAAGAAAACAGACTTACAATGCGGACATCAGCGGCTGTGTACTTTGAGGAGTCCAGAACAGGCTCCTGTCTAGCAGGCAGCTGAACAGAAAAAAGCattataagaatttttttaaaaacccatAAATTGCCTAAAAGGAAGGaaacaaaaaagataaaaaagaaacagaaaaggTTTTTTTCCTAGAAGAGTTAAGGATGACAAAAACTGAAGTAACAAGTATAGGAcaaaattcaaagaaaagaaTAAGCCAAAACTAAGAAATTGGAAACCTTCTTAAGAGCTTCAGCCTCTTCCAGAGCTTTTTGTGCTTCATCCACCATTCCCTTCTCACCTAAACGATAAAGATAAAAAGAGATAtacaattaagtaaaataaagcAAAATAACAGTGTTACTAATATccataaattactaaaattaaaaataacatagtcCTGACCTCAAAGAATATATCCTGAATCTAAGTCATCAATGGGGTGGCTAGGTGGTTATTTTGGGGGGGGGGATGGAGGGGGGCTGTTTAGTTATTTAATAACTATTAACATTTTGACATATCTTTGTAACCATAACAAAAAAGCTCACAGACCAAAAGCAATAAATAGCAAAACTATTAATATCAAAAACGGCTAGCTTGAGGAGTGAGGAATGCCATTGATCGATAACTTGCATATCAATTCACTAACATACAAGCTCAAGTTTGTTAAGCTGAAGCATCATTAAGCAGTATACTTTACCAAGATCTTCTGCTTTCTTTAGCTTCTCGTTTATCATCTCCTGGATATGAGGATCAGGTGCAGCTACAGGCAAAGGTGCCAATGGCGGTGGATTTGGCAGGGGTTGAGGCAGCGATGCTCTATCTTTATTGAATGCATCCAAAAGTAATATTGACTATCACAATAAGAAAATTTCACATGTTAAAGAGCCAAAAGGTTATCACAGAATCAAGATTGCAAAATTTTCACCACAGCTAAATCAAGAATACTGCATCATGGgactaatattttcattttaacttCTAAACCTCCAAAAGCTATGGTATACCTGCTTGTCTGCTCTT includes:
- the LOC107949509 gene encoding putative RNA-binding protein Luc7-like 2 isoform X1, with product MDAMRKQLDVLMGANRNGDVREVNRKYYDRDVCRLFLSGLCPHELFQLTKMDMGPCPKVHSLQLRKEYEEAKSKGVDNYDRELEDAIDRLIVECDRKIGRALRRLEDEDAKAAIAISVSEVTQTPEILELSKQIKEKLKEADQHDLEGKTDLKIRALEEVEELRTTRADKQSILLLDAFNKDRASLPQPLPNPPPLAPLPVAAPDPHIQEMINEKLKKAEDLGEKGMVDEAQKALEEAEALKKLPARQEPVLDSSKYTAADVRITDQKLRVCDICGAFLSVYDSDRRLADHFGGKLHLGYMQIRDKLAELQEERNKSRKLDRYDDRRSKERSRDREREPSRDRDRGESCDRGRDHDRRSRDQDRYHERDRGYDRDRERDYERSRSYDSRSRRRSRSRSREHSRDYDRHRRDRY